A section of the Apodemus sylvaticus chromosome 10, mApoSyl1.1, whole genome shotgun sequence genome encodes:
- the LOC127694205 gene encoding olfactory receptor 10-like, whose translation MDNFNATLEERFILVGFSDWPQLELILFVFISIFYSLTLFGNTTIIILSQMDLRLHTPMYFFLSHLSFLDLCYTTSTVPQLLINLHGLDRTISYGGCVAQLFISLALGSTECVLLVVMAFDRYAAVCRPLHYTTIMHPLLCQALAIASWIGGFLNSLIQTGLMMAMPLCGHRLDHFFCEMPVFLKLACADTGGTEAKMFVARVIILVFPATLILGSYGHIARAVLKVKSMAGRRKAFGTCGSHLLVVSLFYGTAIYTYLQPKGSYSESDGKFIALFYTIVTPMLNPLIYTLRNKDVKGALWKVLGRGTI comes from the coding sequence ATGGACAATTTTAATGCTACTTTAGAAGAGAGATTCATCTTGGTGGGCTTTTCAGATTGGCCTCAGCTGGAACtcatcctttttgtttttatttcaattttctactcCCTAACTCTCTTTGGtaacaccaccatcatcattctTTCACAAATGGACCTTCGattgcacacacccatgtacttcttcctctcccACCTGTCCTTCCTGGACCTCTGCTATACCACCAGCACTGTGCCCCAGCTCCTCATCAACCTCCATGGACTTGACAGGACCATCAGCTATGGAGGGTGTGTGGCCCAGCTGTTCATATCTCTTGCTCTGGGATCCACTGAGTGTGTGCTCCTGGTGGTGATGGCCTTTGACCGCTATGCTGCTGTGTGTCGCCCACTGCACTACACGACCATCATGCACCCCCTTCTCTGCCAGGCATTGGCCATTGCTTCATGGATAGGAGGCTTCTTGAACTCTCTGATTCAAACAGGCCTCATGATGGCCATGCCACTTTGTGGACACCGACTGGATCACTTCTTCTGTGAGATGCCTGTCTTCCTCAAGTTGGCCTGTGCAGACACAGGAGGAACAGAGGCCAAGATGTTTGTGGCCAGAGTCATAATCTTGGTCTTCCCTGCAACATTAATTCTTGGCTCCTATGGACACATCGCTAGAGCAGTACTAAAAGTCAAGTCCATGGCTGGACGCAGAAAAGCTTTTGGGACATGTGGCTCCCACCTCCTGGTGGTGTCTCTGTTCTATGGCACAGCCATTTACACATACTTGCAACCCAAGGGCAGTTATTCTGAGAGTGATGGGAAGTTCATTGCCCTTTTTTATACTATCGTCACCCCCATGCTCAACCCTCTGATCTATACCCTGAGGAACAAGGATGTGAAGGGGGCTCTGTGGAAGGTGCTAGGGAGAGGCACCATATAG